One window of the Camelus ferus isolate YT-003-E chromosome 36, BCGSAC_Cfer_1.0, whole genome shotgun sequence genome contains the following:
- the LOC116661692 gene encoding probable ubiquitin carboxyl-terminal hydrolase FAF-X: MCKESNILPIILLTWYSKCCRCVFHQVQNLKYLEPSGINYFDCFLNNIFRYECEESFTTLNVDIRNHQNLLDSLEQYIKGDLLEGANAYRCEKCDKKVDTVKRLLIKKLPPVLAIQLKRFDYDWERECAIKFNDYFEFPRELDMEPYTVPGVAKLEGDNVNPDSQLIQQNEQSKDETAGSTKYRLVGVLVHSGQASGGHYYSYIIQRSGKDGERNRWYKFDDGDVTECKMDDDEEMKNQCFGGEYMGEVFDHMMKRMSYRRQKRWWNAYILFYERMDTVDRDDEMIRYVSELTITKPHQMMSPAIERSVRKQNVQFMHNRMQYSLEYFQFVRKLLTCNGIYLSPAPGQDHLLPEAEEITMISIQLAARFLFTIGFHTKKIVRGPASDWYDALCILLRHSKNVRFWFAHNVLFNVSNRFSEYLLECPSAEVRGAFAKLIVFIAHFSLQDGPCPSSFTSPGPSSQACDNLSLSDHLLRAVLNLLRREVSEHGRHLQQYFNLFVMYANLGMAEKTQLLKLNVPATFMLVSLDEGPGPPIKYQYAELGKLYSVVSQLIRCCNVSSRMQSSINGNPPLPNPFGDPNLSQPLMPIQQSVADILFVRTSYVKKIIEDCSNSEETIKLLRFCCWENPQFSSTVLSELLWQVAYSYTYELRPYLDLLLQILLIEDSWQTHRIHNALKGIPDDRDGLFDTVQRSKNHYQKRAYQCIKCMVALFSNCPVAYQILQGNGDLKRKWTWAVEWLGDELERRPYTGNPQYTYNNWSPPVQSNETSNGYFLERSNSARMTLAKACELCPEEEPDEQDAPDEHESSPPEDATLYPHPSGSHYQQNNHLHGQPYTGPVAHHLNNHQKTGQRAQEGYEGSEDVPLSQMKDQ; this comes from the exons ATGTGCAAAGAATCTAATATATTGCCCA TAATACTTTTGACATGGTACAGTAAATGCTGCAGATGTGTGTTTCATCAAGTtcagaacttaaaatatttagaaccctcaggaataaattattttgattgtttcttaAATAATATCTTTAGATACGAGTGTGAAGAATCTTTTACAACTCTGAATGTAGATATTAGAAATCACCAAAACCTTCTTGATTCTTTGGAACAGTATATCAAAGGAGATTTATTGGAAGGTGCAAATGCATATCGTTGtgaaaaatgtgataaaaag GTTGATACTGTGAAGCGCTTGCTGATTAAAAAATTGCCTCCTGTTCTTGCTATCCAGTTGAAACGATTTGACTATGACTGGGAAAGAGAATGTGCAATTAAATTcaatgattattttgaatttccaCGAGAGCTGGACATGGAACCTTACACAGTACCAGGTGTTGCAAAACTGGAAGGAGATAATGTAAACCCAGATAGTCAGTTGATACAACAGAATGAACAGTCTAAAGATGAGACAGCAGGAAGCACAAAATACAGACTTGTCGGGGTGCTTGTACACAGTGGTCAAGCAAGTGGTGGACATTATTATTCCTACATCATTCAAAGGAGTGGTAAAGATGGTGAGAGAAATCGCTGGTATAAATTTGATGATGGAGATGTAACAGAGTGTAAAATGGATgatgatgaagaaatgaaaaatcagtgTTTTGGTGGAGAGTACATGGGAGAAGTATTTGATCATATGATGAAGCGCATGTCATACAGGCGGCAGAAAAGGTGGTGGAATGCTTATATACTTTTTTATGAACGAATGGACACAGTAGACCGAGATGATGAGATGATAAGATATGTATCAGAGCTAACTATCACAAAACCCCATCAGATGATGTCACCAGCCATTGAGAGAAGTGTACGGAAACAAAATGTGCAATTCATGCATAACCGAATGCAGTAtagtttagaatattttcaatttgtgAGAAAACTGCTTACATGTAATGGTATTTACTTAAGCCCTGCTCCTG GACAAGATCACTTGTTGCCTGAAGCAGAAGAAATCACTATGATTAGTATTCAGCTTGCAGCTAGATTCCTCTTTACCATTGGATTTCACACCAAGAAAATAGTCCGTGGCCCTGCCAGTGATTG gtATGATGCACTGTGCATTCTACTCCGTCACAGCAAAAATGTACGTTTTTGGTTTGCTCATAATGTCCTTTTCAATGTTTCAAATCGTTTTTCTGAATACCTTCTGGAGTGCCCTAGTGCAGAAGTGAGGGGTGCATTTGCAAAACTTATAGTATTTATTGCACATTTTTCTTTGCAAGATGGACCTTGTCCTTCATCTTTCACATCTCCGGGACCTTCTAGTCAG GCATGTGATAACTTAAGCTTGAGTGATCACTTACTAAGAGCAGTATTAAATCTCCTGAGAAGGGAAGTTTCAGAACATGGCCGTCATTTACAGCAATACTTTAATTTGTTTGTGATGTATGCCAATTTAG gTATGGCAGAAAAGACACAGCTTCTGAAATTGAATGTACCTGCTACCTTTATGCTTGTGTCTTTAGATGAAGGACCAGGTCCTCCAATCAAATATCAGTATGCTGAATTAGGCAAGTTATACTCAGTGGTATCTCAGCTGATCCGCTGTTGCAATGTCTCATCGAGAATGCAATCGTCAATCAATG GTAATCCTCCTCTTCCCAATCCTTTTGGTGATCCTAATTTATCACAGCCTCTAATGCCAATTCAGCAGAGTGTGGCAGACATTTTATTTGTGAgaacaagttatgtgaagaaaataattgaagaCTGCAGTAACTCAGAGGAAACCATTAAATTGCTTCGTTTTTGCTGCTGGGAGAATCCTCAGTTCTCTTCTACTGTCCTCAGTGAACTTCTCTGGCAG GTTGCATATTCATACACCTATGAACTTCGGCCCTATTTGGATCTTCTTCTGCAGATTTTACTGATAGAGGATTCCTGGCAGACTCACAG AATTCATAATGCTCTTAAAGGTATCCCAGATGATCGAGATGGGTTGTTTGATACTGTCCAGCGCTCTAAGAATCACTATCAAAAAAGAGCGTACCAATGTATAAAATGCATGGTAGCTCTCTTTAGCAATTGCCCTGTTGCCTACCAAATATTACAG ggTAATGGAGATCTTAAAAGAAAGTGGACCTGGGCAGTGGAATGGCTTGGAGATGAACTAGAAAGAAGACCATACACTGGCAATCCTCAGTACACTTATAACAATTGGTCTCCTCCAGTGCAAAGCAATGAAACATCAAATGGTTATTTCTTAGAGAGATCAAATAGTGCTAGGATGACACTAGCAAAAGCTTGTGAACTCTGTCCAGAGgag GAGCCAGATGAGCAAGATGCTCCAGATGAGCATGAATCCTCTCCACCGGAAGATGCCACATTATATCCTCATCCATCTGGATCTCACTATCAACAG AATAATCACTTGCATGGACAGCCATATACAGGACCAGTGGCACATCACTTGAACAATCACCAGAAAACTGGCCAACGAGCACAAGAAGGTTATGAAGGCAGTGAAGATGTACCCTTATCTCAAATGAAGGATCAGTGA